agcaaaagtgattttattaaatataaaaattaggatttaagtggttccaagtaataacagacagaacaaagtaagttaccaagaaaaataaaacaaaaacatgcaagtctaagcccaatatagtaggaaactgaatacagataaaatctcaccctcagagatgtttcaataagcttctttcacagactagacgccttcctagtctgggcccaatcctttcccctggtacaatccttgttccagctcaggtggtagctaggggatttctcatgactgcagccccctttgtcctgttccacccccttttatagctttggcacaaggcaggaatcttttgtctctctgggtccccacccctccttctaaatggaaaagccccaggtttaagatggattccagtaccaggtgacatggtcacaagTCCTGTGAGACCCCCCCAAGCCTTCactcttcctggcctgactcacaggaaggcttgcaagtaaacagagccatttacaaccaattgtcttaGTTGCTGGGAGCcatcagtagattataagctttgtaataataccttccaagagaccttttgcatgaagcatattccagttacattatattcacactcatcagcatactttcataaaatcatatagagtgcaaagTCACACacctcctctatctatctatctatctatctatctatctatctatctatctatctatctatctatctatctatctatccccacactcccccctacccccccatgCACACTATCCATCCCTCTCTGCTCTGGCTAGTGGGTGTTTCGCTGGAGGATTACAGCCATTCTACTGCTGCTGGACGGTGTCATTCCCCGGGGATGTCTGGCGGAGAGCGCAGCACCAGGGAGGTGAGTTCAAATCCTGACACCGACGGTGAGTCACTTCCGGACACCCGCCTGGTGACGCTCTCTGGGCCGTGATCCCAGCCAGCCGCCAGCCCAGGGCAAAGACCACGACGGAGACGCCGGCCTTGGAAAGCACCAGGAAGAGGCCGACAAGGACGAGGTGAACGGTGTCGATGCGCCGGGGGCAGGTTCTCCCCTCACCCGCTGCACCAGTTGTGACCATTTCTGGGTGCCACGTGctgtctgtggggctgggagcttcccgctctggggagggagcaggggacaGCAGGTGAGTCTGGGCTCCCCTGGCAAACTCTGTCCCCCCAAACCCATCTGCTCCCCTGTTCGAAGGGTGCAGTGACCCCTTTGCCCCAGCTATCCAGATATGGAGGGTCCCTGCTCCCCTTTACGGCCCCCAAGGTATGTGAGACCCTGCTTCCCCCACTGTCCCCTGGATATGGGGGGACCCTGCTTCCCCCACTGTCCCCTGGATATGAGGGGACCctgcttccccccactgccccatggaTATGGGAACCCCCCCTTACCCCTAATTGTGGGGGATCTGTGCCTGgtagcatctctctctctgtctatccCCCTGATTCCTCCACTGCCCCATGGATATGGGGGGGACCCTTCTTCTCCCAACTGCCTCCCCAGATATGGGGGACCCTCCCTTGCCCCTAGATCTGGGGGATCTGTGCCCGgtaacagctctctctctctctctccccctgcggTATCCCGGCGCCCCCCACGGTTCATCCCCTCTCACCTGTCACCGTGAGGTTGGTCCCAGGGACACCGCGCCATTGCTCCCATTCGCTGTCGTTCTTCTGCACCCTGACTTGGCAGACGTACTCGCTGGCGTCCGACTCCCACAGCCGGTCGATGCGGATCGAGGCCGTTCGGCTCCCCCGCGGGTCCCCGACCAGGACGATGTGGCCCCCGTAATCCGGGTGGGTGAACCCCTCGGTGTGATTGTAGATAAACTCGCCAtggtacccccccccccgtctccagTAAACCCGGACGTCCTGCAGCGGCTCGATCTCGCGGGGGTAGGTGAAGGCGCAGGGCAGGTCGGCTGCCAACCAGGTTTGCCTGGTCCACacgtgctgctgggaagtgattacacagcagggagggagctacCAGGGACCGGGCTCAGgggggctgtgaccccaggcccacccagcgagagggagcaggtcccactcccttcccatcagctgaattccagaccgaGCTGCAGAGGGATCCCTCCTtgaagaagctgagggaacttgctggccacagcgctgcaaacccccttggggaaggctgcagggacagagtcctgtgggagaagggattcctgtaccaggaatgggctccccaaggggaagtagaactgtggggaatcgggaggcagctggtggtgccccaggaatccacagggttcttccctttcgagctgctgtatgggaggaaagtgaggggacccctggacctggaaggggaggattgggaggagaagggggaggaccccctggtggatctcttccctgaggtgagagccaatctccccatcaggtgttccccattcagagtcactgggaaagcagcccagaacctggagagagaggtcaaggacatgctgactttagatgtgatccagccgttcaacagcccatgggcctcacccgtggggctggtccccaaggaAGACGGGATGATCTGGTTTTGTGGGGACTATCGGAAGTGTAAAGCCATCACCGTGTCCGATGCCCACCCCACGCCTAGGCCTGGGGAGATTCTAGACAAGCTGAGGGGGATAGAGGACTTGGCCCTGGCGTACATCGATGACatgtgtgtctttagccagaccggggaggaacatgtgtcccaggtgaagagggtgctgggctgcctcaAGGAGGCAGGACTGACGGTAAAAGCCgagaagtgcaaggtggagaTGATCAGAGATTGGCCCATTCCCCAGACCAAGAAACAAGTCCAGGCCTTTATCAGGATGGCGGGGTGCTACCGGAGGTTTGTACCCCACGTTAGCCCCCTagctgcccccatccctgagctatgTGAGAGGGGTAAGCCAGacgaggtggtctggaccgagcagtgccagagagCTCTCTATAtaccgagcagtgccagagagCTCTCTATATACTGACGGAGACTCTAATCCAGGACCCGGTAAatctggtaaacccagactttgccaagccttttgcagtgttcaccgacgcctcagaCGCAGGGCTGGGCACGGTGCTAATGCAAGCTGATGCTAAGGGCGGGAGACACCCCACCGGGTACCTGAGCAAGaaactgctgccccgggagcagaactgtgcGGCCTCAGAGAAGAAATGCCCGGCCATGGTGCAGGCCCTTAGAAAGCTGCAGCTGGATCTATTTGGGCGGCGTTTTACTGTGTATACTGGCCACTCTCCTCTGACGTGGCGGCGTCAAATGCAAGGGGCTGATGCcgagctgctggggacagagacacctgttcagagggtggccaaggtccaGATGGGGGCTCTTAACCATCTTAACTCCGTGACacaccccagacagtttggcatcagctctgcctagcctgcttgatggcccattaaggaccatcactA
The DNA window shown above is from Emys orbicularis isolate rEmyOrb1 chromosome 15, rEmyOrb1.hap1, whole genome shotgun sequence and carries:
- the LOC135889166 gene encoding LOW QUALITY PROTEIN: paired immunoglobulin-like type 2 receptor beta (The sequence of the model RefSeq protein was modified relative to this genomic sequence to represent the inferred CDS: inserted 1 base in 1 codon), which gives rise to MRRELLLLPLVGAAAQDLRYQITQPVSLSAPAGSSVTLPCAFTYPREIEPLRDVQVYWTRGGFHGEFIYNHTEGFTHPDYGGRIVLVGDPRGSRTASIRIDRLWESDASEYVCQVRVQKNDSEWEQWRGVPGTNLTVTAPSPTDSTWHPEMVTTGAAGEGRTCPRRIDTVHLVLVGLFLVLSKAGVSVVVFALGWRXGWDHGPESVTRRVSGSDSPSVSGFELTSLVLRSPPDIPGE